The following are encoded together in the Thermodesulforhabdus norvegica genome:
- a CDS encoding cation diffusion facilitator family transporter: MGAITCTHHHGGHHVSTDEATRNKKRLLVAMFINLVIPVLQIAGGLYAGSMALVADATHNLSDFASLIISYVALIIASRGASATHTFGFKRAEVLAACANVILLLLACTFIVKEAFERFMQGGVVLGSLVIWLALLGIVGNGLSAWILSRGAEGNINIRGAFLHMVADMLTSVGVLIVGLTITIRPWFWLDPLISLVIVIFILRNCWQILKESIQVLMDAVPLHIDLKEVKRAIENVPGVISAHYLHAWSISPGVTAFSCHVVVPDTRISELRETKERIENMLASRFAINHPVLQFEAEECGNGSLLCELSCTSAPGNPDELENEEPKSPRSKGFRIFGTLMRIAFGGVFVWASYDKILNPREFAEVVYNYMILPDEFINIVAIILPWIELFTGLSLIFGIFTRGSLLISIALLIVFTGAIVANIIRGIDISCGCFTTDQSEASQLEMWLDVLRDIGLIIWAGWLFRQACLAKEMPKESARGKSDN; this comes from the coding sequence ATGGGAGCGATTACGTGCACTCACCACCACGGGGGTCATCACGTCAGCACAGATGAGGCAACCAGAAACAAAAAGCGCTTACTCGTTGCAATGTTTATTAACCTGGTGATTCCCGTTCTTCAGATAGCGGGCGGGCTTTACGCCGGAAGTATGGCCCTGGTCGCCGACGCCACACATAACCTCAGTGACTTTGCGTCGCTGATAATCTCTTACGTAGCCCTGATAATTGCATCCAGAGGAGCAAGCGCAACACATACTTTTGGCTTCAAAAGAGCTGAAGTCCTTGCGGCCTGTGCAAACGTCATTCTGCTCCTGCTGGCCTGCACTTTCATAGTAAAGGAAGCCTTTGAACGATTCATGCAAGGCGGCGTCGTGCTTGGTTCTCTGGTAATCTGGCTGGCTCTTCTCGGAATTGTCGGAAACGGATTATCGGCCTGGATTCTCAGCAGAGGTGCCGAAGGCAACATTAACATCAGAGGAGCCTTTCTCCACATGGTTGCGGACATGCTCACCTCTGTGGGAGTTCTGATCGTGGGCCTGACAATTACAATCCGACCCTGGTTCTGGCTCGACCCTTTAATATCTCTGGTTATCGTCATTTTCATTTTGCGGAACTGCTGGCAAATTCTCAAAGAATCGATTCAGGTCCTCATGGATGCCGTGCCGTTACACATAGACCTTAAAGAAGTAAAGAGGGCTATAGAAAACGTCCCGGGCGTGATAAGTGCCCATTACCTTCATGCCTGGTCGATAAGTCCCGGTGTGACGGCCTTTTCATGCCATGTTGTAGTTCCCGATACCAGAATAAGTGAGCTTCGAGAGACCAAAGAGCGCATTGAGAATATGCTGGCATCAAGGTTCGCCATTAACCACCCGGTATTGCAGTTTGAAGCGGAAGAGTGCGGAAATGGAAGTCTTCTCTGCGAACTTTCCTGCACCTCTGCGCCCGGAAACCCGGATGAACTCGAAAACGAGGAGCCCAAATCGCCGAGGAGTAAAGGGTTTCGTATATTCGGAACCCTTATGAGGATCGCCTTTGGGGGAGTATTCGTATGGGCGTCCTATGATAAGATCCTTAATCCCAGGGAATTTGCAGAGGTGGTTTACAACTACATGATACTTCCTGATGAATTTATCAACATCGTGGCAATCATACTTCCCTGGATTGAGCTCTTTACAGGGTTGAGCCTCATTTTCGGCATCTTCACGAGAGGCAGTTTGCTGATTTCCATTGCCCTTCTGATCGTTTTCACGGGGGCGATTGTAGCCAACATAATCCGCGGGATCGATATAAGCTGTGGGTGTTTCACGACCGACCAGAGTGAGGCATCACAATTAGAAATGTGGCTCGATGTGTTGCGGGACATTGGCCTCATAATATGGGCCGGCTGGCTTTTCCGCCAGGCTTGTCTCGCAAAAGAAATGCCAAAAGAATCTGCTCGAGGGAAAAGTGATAATTAG
- a CDS encoding NifU family protein, which translates to MKEKVEKVLEKIRPMLQRDGGNVELVDVEGSTVKVRLTGACHGCPMSQMTLKSGIERIIKQEVPEVTEVVAV; encoded by the coding sequence ATGAAGGAAAAGGTCGAAAAGGTGCTTGAGAAAATCAGACCTATGCTTCAAAGAGACGGTGGCAATGTGGAACTGGTGGACGTGGAAGGGTCAACCGTCAAGGTTCGCCTCACCGGTGCGTGCCACGGCTGTCCCATGAGTCAGATGACTCTTAAGTCGGGCATTGAGCGAATCATCAAGCAGGAGGTCCCCGAGGTTACCGAGGTCGTTGCCGTATGA
- a CDS encoding NfeD family protein has product MDLKQVFLWVVGGIVVIEICEHFLFPLFWYWKMRSRRSLVGLNSYVGKEARVLTWAGNRGTILVDGEIWKAESTEACSPNDRVRITAALSLTLFVSPIRKASAPNDVATDI; this is encoded by the coding sequence ATGGATCTGAAGCAAGTATTCCTCTGGGTGGTAGGTGGAATCGTGGTGATCGAAATCTGTGAACACTTTCTTTTCCCTCTTTTCTGGTATTGGAAGATGAGGTCTCGGCGTTCTTTAGTGGGGCTGAATTCCTATGTGGGAAAGGAGGCCCGCGTTTTGACGTGGGCGGGCAACCGCGGAACCATCCTGGTTGACGGAGAAATCTGGAAGGCAGAAAGCACCGAGGCCTGTAGCCCGAACGACAGGGTTCGAATCACGGCGGCGCTATCTCTCACCCTTTTCGTCTCTCCGATCCGGAAGGCAAGCGCACCAAACGATGTAGCCACCGACATTTGA
- a CDS encoding P-II family nitrogen regulator yields the protein MKMVIAVIKPFKLDDVKERLTEVGVKGMTITEVKGFGRQKGRTEIYRGAEYVVDFLPKVRIEVACTDDQVREVVEAIRESARTGKIGDGKIFVLPIEECVRIRTGEWGENAL from the coding sequence ATGAAGATGGTGATTGCGGTCATTAAACCCTTCAAGCTGGACGACGTTAAAGAGCGTTTAACGGAAGTCGGCGTAAAAGGCATGACCATAACGGAGGTTAAGGGTTTTGGTCGGCAAAAAGGTCGGACGGAAATTTATCGTGGGGCCGAATATGTTGTGGATTTTCTGCCCAAGGTTCGTATTGAAGTGGCCTGTACGGATGATCAGGTTAGAGAGGTTGTTGAGGCAATAAGAGAGTCGGCCAGGACCGGCAAAATAGGGGATGGGAAGATTTTCGTGCTGCCCATTGAAGAGTGTGTACGCATTCGCACGGGTGAGTGGGGTGAGAATGCACTGTAA
- a CDS encoding flavodoxin family protein codes for MEILAIYGSPRPNGNSDIMLDHFLKGAEKEGAMVEKIYVRKLKIHGCIGCGHCDEKGYCFRKDDMEMLYRPLATYPRIVVSSPNYFYGLPGQLKCLIDRTQALFMAQRLPADKDLPYRPLPLEGRKGFFLGVGATKGARLFDCCRLTIKYFFDAINVEYSGDICQRGVDDRGAIRNFPEVLQRCEELGRSFAL; via the coding sequence ATGGAAATCCTTGCAATCTACGGTTCTCCACGACCCAACGGAAATTCCGATATTATGCTCGACCATTTTCTTAAAGGGGCAGAAAAAGAAGGTGCAATGGTAGAAAAAATTTACGTCAGGAAACTGAAAATTCACGGATGTATAGGCTGTGGACACTGTGACGAGAAAGGATACTGTTTTCGCAAAGACGACATGGAAATGCTCTACAGACCTCTGGCTACCTATCCCCGTATTGTGGTTTCCAGCCCGAACTATTTTTACGGCCTTCCCGGTCAGCTAAAATGCCTGATCGACCGCACTCAGGCACTCTTCATGGCACAACGTCTGCCCGCCGACAAAGACCTGCCCTATCGCCCATTGCCTCTTGAAGGCCGCAAGGGTTTTTTCCTGGGAGTCGGTGCCACAAAAGGAGCACGATTGTTTGATTGCTGCCGTCTTACGATAAAATACTTCTTCGATGCAATTAACGTTGAATATTCAGGAGACATCTGCCAGCGAGGCGTGGACGACAGGGGTGCCATCAGAAATTTTCCCGAAGTATTGCAACGGTGTGAGGAGCTGGGGAGATCATTTGCTTTGTGA
- a CDS encoding NAD-dependent malic enzyme, with protein sequence MYSISFDDQDMIIRVPKEMVEPYSLARFLGDIATRALTKETSFAEVSEVIKRQKRLDELPKGIELLRNPDFNKSTAFTEKERDILGIRGLLPPKVHTIQEQMMRVLENLRRKPNDLEKYIFMISLQDRNKTLFYRVLLENIEELMPIVYTPTVGQACLEYGHIFRRPRGIFITPQDKGRIVNILRNWPHKCIRIIVVTDGERILGLGDLGADGMGIPVGKLALYTACAGIHHSLSLPITLDVGTDNEALLNDPLYIGIRQKRLRGPEYDALLDEFVAAVNHVFPGALIQFEDFGNKNAFRLLNKYRDKVCCFNDDIQGTAAVTLAGLYSALRITGGALKDQRILFLGAGEAGLGTGELIVSALVAEGVAEEEARRCCWFVDSKGLIVSSREDLTEHKRRFAHDHPFAPDLLSAVELIKPTALIGVSGRPGMFTPEILATMARINERPIIFALSNPTSNSECTAEEAYRYTDGRAIFASGSPFEPVEWQDKKFYPAQGNNVYIFPGVGLGVIASWSRLVPDEMFYVAAKTLAQMVDKSDLEKGRIYPPLTRIRDVSLRIAVSVAEVAYRRGLANLPEPEDLEAHIRSLMYYPDYEEYV encoded by the coding sequence ATGTACAGTATTTCCTTTGACGACCAAGATATGATTATCAGAGTTCCCAAAGAGATGGTGGAACCCTATTCCCTTGCCCGATTCCTCGGTGATATCGCTACCAGAGCTCTCACAAAAGAAACATCTTTCGCCGAAGTTTCGGAAGTCATCAAAAGGCAAAAGCGATTAGACGAACTCCCAAAAGGGATAGAACTTCTCAGAAATCCGGATTTTAACAAAAGTACCGCTTTTACCGAAAAGGAACGAGATATTCTTGGCATACGGGGACTCCTCCCGCCTAAAGTGCACACAATCCAGGAACAGATGATGAGAGTACTTGAAAACCTGCGAAGGAAGCCAAACGACCTGGAAAAATACATTTTTATGATCAGTCTGCAGGATAGAAACAAAACCCTATTTTATCGAGTCCTTCTCGAGAATATAGAAGAACTTATGCCCATAGTATATACTCCAACGGTCGGACAGGCCTGTCTGGAATACGGCCACATCTTCAGAAGGCCCAGGGGCATTTTTATAACGCCCCAGGACAAAGGCCGCATAGTAAACATACTCAGAAACTGGCCTCACAAGTGCATCCGGATCATAGTGGTTACCGACGGAGAACGAATCCTGGGGCTGGGAGACCTGGGAGCAGATGGTATGGGTATTCCTGTTGGAAAGCTCGCCCTCTACACGGCCTGCGCAGGCATACACCATTCCCTAAGCCTACCAATAACCCTGGATGTGGGAACGGACAACGAAGCCCTGCTCAACGATCCACTTTACATCGGGATAAGGCAGAAAAGGCTCAGAGGCCCTGAATATGATGCCCTCCTTGACGAGTTTGTAGCGGCCGTTAATCACGTCTTCCCCGGAGCTCTTATCCAGTTTGAAGATTTCGGAAACAAGAATGCCTTCCGGCTTCTGAACAAATACAGAGACAAGGTTTGTTGCTTTAACGACGACATACAGGGCACGGCCGCCGTTACTCTGGCAGGTCTATACTCTGCTTTGAGAATCACGGGTGGAGCTTTGAAGGATCAAAGGATTCTCTTCCTGGGTGCCGGCGAAGCAGGGCTTGGAACCGGGGAACTTATTGTATCCGCCCTGGTAGCCGAAGGCGTCGCCGAGGAGGAAGCAAGAAGGTGTTGCTGGTTTGTTGATTCAAAGGGGCTAATAGTGTCGAGTCGAGAAGATCTAACGGAGCATAAACGCAGGTTTGCCCATGATCATCCCTTCGCTCCAGATCTGCTTTCGGCCGTAGAGCTCATAAAACCCACCGCCTTAATCGGAGTTTCGGGAAGGCCGGGAATGTTCACTCCCGAAATACTGGCTACCATGGCCCGCATAAACGAAAGACCCATAATCTTTGCTCTTTCGAACCCGACTTCCAATTCCGAGTGCACTGCCGAAGAAGCTTATCGTTATACCGACGGAAGAGCCATCTTTGCCAGCGGTAGCCCCTTTGAACCGGTAGAATGGCAGGATAAAAAATTTTATCCCGCTCAGGGCAATAACGTTTACATATTCCCGGGTGTAGGGCTTGGAGTTATTGCATCGTGGTCAAGGCTGGTACCGGATGAAATGTTCTACGTTGCCGCCAAAACGCTTGCGCAGATGGTAGATAAGAGCGATCTCGAAAAAGGCCGTATCTACCCGCCCCTCACCAGAATCAGAGACGTGTCGCTCAGAATTGCCGTATCCGTTGCCGAAGTTGCTTATCGACGAGGGTTGGCCAACCTTCCAGAACCAGAGGACCTTGAGGCCCATATTCGTTCACTTATGTACTACCCTGATTACGAAGAATACGTATAG
- a CDS encoding FG-GAP repeat domain-containing protein, with protein sequence MKRILKLSGFISIVGAVVFSLLPVCLAAQSAKSVAVSRFVMQAPEDMSYLQRGVQNLLVSRLTLPGKTVALPLDEVVKLPVTPGLELDETSRSELKSRLGTDYLLVGSITGIGKSVSIDGWLYNLTAGGPPQKYTAQGLSLDDVIPQINLMASNITSAISGLATAGQNNAAIAQAAAESQKPASPLDVLINPLLEGQNISYLNPNFIEITPEEVLQNLGVWRSQTLREGILGMDVGDLNGDGRQEIVTASYERVSVFVRQGAGLKTIATHEASKMQRFIWCSLKDVDGDGAAEIIVSAMKKKNLTVGGMYDSMAQALSEFSTPSSLILKWDGGNLVELEKDIPYFLNVLDLEGERILLGQKANPHGGFDDKIYEMQWQNDRLNPSRTIDVPTKYCNVFNFTMVDVDSNGSKEYVVILPDNRLAIVGSNGQLMWKSRHRFGATTNYILGKVSDARYNAIDYYYIPTPIIVTDLNGDGIKEIVANRSPDYSRFLPAGFKYYESGQVVSLSWDQVGLIENWATRELGGMVTSIRLADTDSNGVPELLVSVVLGKDLVAIWKTETVMFAYDLNLKKAKR encoded by the coding sequence GTGAAGAGAATCTTAAAATTATCCGGTTTTATATCCATCGTGGGGGCAGTTGTTTTTTCGCTTCTTCCGGTCTGCCTTGCGGCCCAATCGGCAAAGTCGGTCGCCGTGAGCCGTTTCGTAATGCAGGCGCCGGAGGACATGTCCTACCTGCAAAGGGGTGTACAGAATCTACTTGTTTCGCGGCTAACCCTCCCGGGAAAGACCGTTGCCCTACCACTGGATGAGGTTGTTAAACTTCCTGTAACCCCGGGTCTGGAACTGGATGAGACCTCCAGATCTGAACTGAAATCGCGACTGGGAACAGATTATCTTCTGGTAGGAAGCATAACAGGTATAGGAAAATCTGTCAGCATTGATGGATGGCTCTACAATCTGACAGCAGGCGGTCCTCCACAAAAATACACCGCTCAGGGACTCAGTCTGGACGACGTCATTCCCCAGATAAACTTGATGGCTTCCAATATAACCTCCGCAATATCGGGCCTTGCAACGGCAGGTCAAAACAATGCTGCAATAGCCCAGGCAGCAGCAGAATCACAAAAACCAGCATCGCCTCTTGACGTACTGATAAATCCGCTCCTGGAAGGGCAAAACATTTCCTACCTTAATCCTAACTTTATAGAGATTACCCCCGAAGAAGTGTTACAGAATCTCGGTGTCTGGAGAAGTCAGACATTAAGAGAGGGGATCCTGGGAATGGATGTAGGTGATCTGAACGGAGATGGCAGGCAGGAAATAGTTACGGCAAGTTATGAACGGGTATCGGTCTTCGTACGCCAGGGTGCCGGGCTGAAGACCATTGCAACCCACGAAGCCTCCAAAATGCAACGTTTCATCTGGTGCTCCCTTAAGGATGTGGACGGAGACGGAGCCGCTGAGATCATCGTATCGGCCATGAAGAAGAAGAATCTGACGGTAGGAGGCATGTACGACTCAATGGCTCAGGCTCTGTCTGAATTCAGCACGCCATCTTCCCTGATCCTTAAATGGGACGGAGGAAACCTGGTTGAGCTTGAAAAAGACATCCCTTACTTTCTAAACGTTCTGGATTTAGAAGGCGAAAGGATACTCCTCGGCCAGAAGGCTAACCCCCATGGGGGATTTGACGACAAAATCTATGAGATGCAGTGGCAGAATGACAGGCTGAACCCTTCAAGGACCATCGATGTTCCGACAAAGTACTGTAATGTATTTAACTTTACCATGGTGGACGTTGACTCAAACGGTTCTAAAGAGTACGTGGTTATATTGCCGGACAACAGGCTGGCAATTGTCGGATCAAACGGTCAACTGATGTGGAAAAGCCGCCACAGATTTGGAGCAACTACGAACTACATCCTGGGAAAGGTGTCCGACGCAAGATATAATGCCATTGACTATTATTACATTCCAACACCCATAATCGTTACCGATTTGAACGGAGACGGCATAAAGGAAATTGTTGCTAATCGTTCACCGGACTACAGCAGATTTTTGCCTGCGGGCTTTAAATACTACGAAAGCGGTCAGGTCGTTTCTCTTTCCTGGGATCAGGTAGGACTTATCGAAAACTGGGCGACCAGGGAATTGGGCGGCATGGTTACCAGCATTCGTCTGGCCGACACGGATTCGAATGGTGTCCCCGAGCTTCTTGTTTCCGTTGTTCTCGGTAAAGACCTCGTCGCGATCTGGAAAACCGAGACGGTGATGTTTGCCTACGACCTTAACCTGAAGAAGGCAAAGAGATAA
- a CDS encoding HIT family protein — MGAGSCIFCQIVEGKIPSAKLYEDDLVISFLDINPINPGHSLVVPKKHAATIFDIDDDVLAKCAVVAARVARAIRSATGCEGLNVLQNNFRSAGQLIDHFHIHLIPRYEGDGFLTSWPGTPYPEGQMEEMKNKIVAHLK; from the coding sequence ATGGGTGCAGGATCCTGTATTTTCTGCCAGATCGTTGAAGGCAAAATTCCTTCTGCAAAGCTGTACGAGGATGATCTGGTTATAAGCTTTCTGGACATAAATCCGATAAATCCCGGCCACTCTCTTGTCGTTCCCAAGAAACACGCTGCTACAATTTTCGACATCGACGATGATGTCCTGGCGAAGTGTGCCGTTGTTGCCGCCAGGGTTGCCAGAGCTATTAGGTCTGCTACCGGTTGCGAAGGGCTCAACGTGCTACAGAACAATTTTCGTTCTGCCGGTCAATTGATCGATCACTTCCATATTCACCTGATTCCCCGGTATGAAGGTGACGGCTTTCTGACCAGTTGGCCCGGAACTCCCTATCCGGAAGGTCAGATGGAGGAAATGAAAAATAAGATCGTTGCGCACCTGAAGTGA
- a CDS encoding NAD+ synthase yields MRVAMGQINPLIGDFRGNIEKMSRMVDLAKTKGCDLIIFPELSFIGYPPLDLLDRPAFVEESIRWWDALERMSEGIGLIAGAVSKNEAKEGKCYHNSLLFFQNGRLIALVNKRLLPFYDVFDEERYFEPGKEPGYAEWRGVRLGLTICEDIWNRDGILPRRYYPCDPVVDLKTIGVDVLINIAASPYYHGKMKNVMIPLLKSVAREVNAPVVFVNQVGGNDELIFQGRSMVCLPYGDIVVQARSFEEDLVVFNTANLMGDFRDAHDDDVDEVIDALCLGLRDYMRKCGFDRAVIGMSGGVDSAVTACIAAMSIGREKVMGVGLPGPYSSKESLEDAYEVARRLGIDWAVIPITGLYEAVVSSMAEVFSGLSPDVTEENVQARLRGLVLMAISNKLGRLLLSTGNKSELAVGYCTLYGDMNGGLAVLGDVPKTFVYAIARRLKEKFGWIPERVITKPPSAELRPNQRDQDTLPPYELLDAVLELYLEENKSLREIVSLGYDEATVHEIIRMVERNEYKRRQAPPVLKVTTKAFGIGRRIPIAHGYKPGHSGGHSS; encoded by the coding sequence ATGCGTGTGGCGATGGGACAGATAAATCCTTTGATAGGAGATTTTCGGGGAAATATCGAAAAGATGAGTCGAATGGTCGATCTGGCCAAAACCAAGGGCTGTGATCTGATCATTTTTCCCGAACTTTCATTTATAGGCTACCCGCCGCTGGATCTTCTGGACAGACCGGCTTTTGTTGAGGAAAGCATACGGTGGTGGGATGCGCTTGAGCGCATGAGTGAGGGGATTGGCCTTATTGCCGGTGCCGTTAGTAAAAATGAAGCAAAGGAGGGTAAGTGTTATCACAATTCCCTTCTTTTCTTTCAGAACGGCCGTTTAATTGCCCTGGTTAATAAAAGGCTTCTTCCTTTTTATGATGTTTTCGACGAAGAAAGGTATTTCGAGCCGGGTAAGGAACCGGGCTATGCAGAGTGGCGTGGAGTTCGTCTGGGACTGACGATATGTGAAGATATTTGGAATAGAGATGGAATTTTACCGCGGCGCTATTATCCCTGTGACCCGGTAGTCGATTTAAAAACAATAGGAGTGGACGTTCTTATAAACATTGCGGCTTCGCCCTATTATCACGGAAAGATGAAAAACGTTATGATACCCCTTCTGAAGAGTGTTGCCCGGGAGGTTAACGCACCCGTCGTTTTTGTCAATCAGGTTGGTGGAAACGATGAGCTGATCTTTCAGGGGCGGAGCATGGTCTGCCTTCCTTACGGTGATATAGTGGTACAGGCCCGTTCTTTCGAGGAAGATCTCGTGGTTTTTAACACGGCAAACCTCATGGGGGATTTCCGGGACGCCCACGATGACGATGTTGACGAGGTAATAGATGCTTTGTGTTTGGGACTGAGGGACTACATGCGTAAGTGCGGCTTTGACAGGGCCGTGATCGGTATGAGCGGCGGTGTGGATTCTGCCGTAACTGCCTGTATTGCGGCAATGAGCATAGGTCGTGAGAAGGTAATGGGTGTTGGACTGCCTGGTCCTTACAGTTCAAAGGAGAGCCTGGAAGATGCTTACGAAGTTGCCAGGAGGCTCGGGATAGACTGGGCGGTAATCCCTATAACGGGTCTTTACGAGGCCGTCGTGTCATCCATGGCCGAGGTGTTTTCCGGGCTTTCTCCCGACGTTACGGAGGAAAACGTGCAGGCTCGGCTCCGCGGGCTGGTGCTCATGGCCATATCTAACAAACTTGGGCGGCTTTTGCTGAGTACGGGCAATAAGTCGGAGCTTGCAGTGGGTTATTGTACCCTCTACGGTGACATGAACGGCGGTCTTGCAGTTCTCGGCGATGTTCCCAAAACCTTTGTTTATGCGATAGCCAGGAGGTTAAAAGAAAAATTCGGCTGGATTCCGGAGCGGGTGATAACAAAACCGCCTTCGGCAGAGTTGCGCCCCAATCAGCGGGATCAGGATACCTTACCGCCCTATGAACTCCTCGACGCCGTCCTTGAGCTCTATCTGGAAGAAAATAAATCCCTGCGTGAAATAGTCTCTCTTGGTTATGACGAAGCAACGGTTCATGAGATAATCAGAATGGTTGAACGAAATGAATACAAGAGGAGACAGGCCCCGCCGGTTCTGAAGGTCACGACGAAAGCCTTTGGGATCGGACGACGCATTCCGATAGCTCATGGTTATAAACCAGGACACTCAGGAGGACATTCGTCATGA